One genomic segment of Danio rerio strain Tuebingen ecotype United States chromosome 11, GRCz12tu, whole genome shotgun sequence includes these proteins:
- the ushbp1 gene encoding harmonin-binding protein USHBP1 isoform X2 yields MKACESEVQVSGCVLQQRPRSPACSLMSVETGPASVESVCGDSEGGSSELWNRLQTLLSALETSSGQGKKMLRLQTHNVEAISAKHLSAARESWVQATQVLEEMERDLGISYPSALPTDERRQYQREVLSLYKHNQDLNASLKSRQDELMGAEKTLVDLEDENKFLQEKVVDLKRKWLYGVSCSPPVSPSLSSSRTSSPCFSSPSYPGSPLLSRKLPSSRPDSPLPPSTIDSVLQAETEKMQRCLERLKARNERLSAALVRRKGESEQLSMSLSRQEADSSALHMALAYCEECEEAYSDLLSLYEARKQQHAATNSTPQPDLSKSKEENSKCESSSPPEGAADARPNSLSKQEFEDKAGVITQRISRLQQDRAAVCIPQRGKAGEDKISPDTGTLAGVRGRASSLSKNNKEEKAALRYELDTVREEMSEMRGNLRLLEKERRCLDMSLMVQSAQDSATSLILDSLRDELGERRAAQQRTAENLAKIEGGGGIPGPRNHSILRELQAALQREQLLRTRVATLRESLDSALTDCTTNRRINREEIARLSRYYNKVSSTYRSSRKKQKEQLWRLEKQIAVMSERHATQEAELSSTVEAMEWRREETVL; encoded by the exons GGGGCAGCAGTGAGCTTTGGAACCGGCTGCAGACGCTTCTCTCTGCTTTAGAGACCTCTAGTGGCCAAGGAAAGAAGATGCTCAGACTGCAAACACACAACGTTGAAGCAATCAGCGCGAAACATCTCTCTGCGGCCCGAGAGAGCTGGGTTCAGGCCACACAG GTGCTGGAGGAGATGGAGAGGGATCTAGGCATCTCGTACCCATCTGCTCTGCCCACCGATGAGAGACGTCAGTATCAGAGGGAAGTTCTCTCGCTCTACAAACACAACCAAGACCTCAACGCTTCCTTGAAGAGCCGACAGGACGAGCTCATGGGTGCTGAAAAAACCCTGGTGGATCTGGAGGACGAGAATAAGTTTCTACAGGAAAAG GTGGTTGATCTGAAGAGGAAATGGCTGTATGGAGTGAGCTGTTCTCCTCCTGTCAGTCCATCATTGTCCTCCAGCCGAACTTCGAGTCCTTGTTTTTCTTCTCCTTCATATCCCGGATCGCCTCTGCTGTCCCGCAAACTACCCAGCTCCAGGCCAGACTCCCCGTTGCCTCCCAGCACCATCGATTCTGTCCTTCAGGCTGAGACTGAAAAAATGCAGAG gtgtCTGGAGCGACTGAAAGCTCGGAATGAGCGTCTGAGTGCTGCGCTGGTCAGAAGGAAAGGAGAATCAGAGCAGTTGAGCATGAGTCTCAGCAGGCAGGAGGCAGACAGCTCGGCTCTACACATGGCTTTGGCATACTG CGAGGAGTGTGAGGAGGCTTACAGTGACCTGCTGTCCCTGTATGAAGCCAGAAAACAACAGCACGCAG CAACAAATAGCACACCCCAGCCTGACCTCTCAAAGTCAAAAGAAGAGAACTCCAAGTGTGAGTCCTCCAGTCCTCCAGAGGGCGCTGCTGATGCCAGGCCGAACAG CTTGTCGAAGCAGGAGTTTGAGGATAAAGCTGGAGTCATTACGCAGAGGATCTCCAGGCTGCAGCAGGACAGGGCTGCGGTGTGCATCCCGCAGCGGGGCAAAGCAGGAGAGGACAAGATCAGTCCAGACACTGGCACACTCGCAGGGGTCAGAGGTCGTGCCAGTTCACTTTCCAAAAACAACAAAGAGGAGAAAGCTGCTCTGCGATACGAGCTGGACACAGTCAGG GAAGAGATGTCAGAGATGCGTGGGAATCTCCGGCTCCTGGAGAAAGAGAGACGGTGTTTGGACATGTCTCTTATGGTCCAGAGTGCGCAGGATTCTGCTACTTCTCTGATCCTGGACAGTCTGCGAGATGAGCTTGGGGAGAGGAGAGCAGCTCAGCAG AGAACTGCTGAAAATCTAGCAAAAATTGAAGGTGGAGGGGGAATTCCTGGTCCTCGAAACCACTCCATCCTAAGAGAACTACAGGCAGCATTGCAAAG GGAGCAGTTACTGAGGACAAGAGTGGCAACTTTACGAGAGTCTCTGGACTCAGCGCTCACAGACTGCACCACCAACCGGAGGATTAACAGAGAGGAGATCGCACGTCTCTCACGCTACTACAA TAAAGTCTCAAGCACCTACAGAAGCTCCAGAAAGAAGCAGAAGGAGCAGCTGTGGCGACTGGAGAAGCAGATTGCAGTTATGAGCGAACGACACGCTACACAAGAGGCCGAGCTCAGCTCCACAGTGGAAGCTATGGAGTGGAGGAGGGAGGAAACCGTACTCTGA
- the ushbp1 gene encoding harmonin-binding protein USHBP1 isoform X3 — MQRCLERLKARNERLSAALVRRKGESEQLSMSLSRQEADSSALHMALAYCEECEEAYSDLLSLYEARKQQHAATNSTPQPDLSKSKEENSKCESSSPPEGAADARPNSLSKQEFEDKAGVITQRISRLQQDRAAVCIPQRGKAGEDKISPDTGTLAGVRGRASSLSKNNKEEKAALRYELDTVREEMSEMRGNLRLLEKERRCLDMSLMVQSAQDSATSLILDSLRDELGERRAAQQRTAENLAKIEGGGGIPGPRNHSILRELQAALQREQLLRTRVATLRESLDSALTDCTTNRRINREEIARLSRYYNKVSSTYRSSRKKQKEQLWRLEKQIAVMSERHATQEAELSSTVEAMEWRREETVL, encoded by the exons ATGCAGAG gtgtCTGGAGCGACTGAAAGCTCGGAATGAGCGTCTGAGTGCTGCGCTGGTCAGAAGGAAAGGAGAATCAGAGCAGTTGAGCATGAGTCTCAGCAGGCAGGAGGCAGACAGCTCGGCTCTACACATGGCTTTGGCATACTG CGAGGAGTGTGAGGAGGCTTACAGTGACCTGCTGTCCCTGTATGAAGCCAGAAAACAACAGCACGCAG CAACAAATAGCACACCCCAGCCTGACCTCTCAAAGTCAAAAGAAGAGAACTCCAAGTGTGAGTCCTCCAGTCCTCCAGAGGGCGCTGCTGATGCCAGGCCGAACAG CTTGTCGAAGCAGGAGTTTGAGGATAAAGCTGGAGTCATTACGCAGAGGATCTCCAGGCTGCAGCAGGACAGGGCTGCGGTGTGCATCCCGCAGCGGGGCAAAGCAGGAGAGGACAAGATCAGTCCAGACACTGGCACACTCGCAGGGGTCAGAGGTCGTGCCAGTTCACTTTCCAAAAACAACAAAGAGGAGAAAGCTGCTCTGCGATACGAGCTGGACACAGTCAGG GAAGAGATGTCAGAGATGCGTGGGAATCTCCGGCTCCTGGAGAAAGAGAGACGGTGTTTGGACATGTCTCTTATGGTCCAGAGTGCGCAGGATTCTGCTACTTCTCTGATCCTGGACAGTCTGCGAGATGAGCTTGGGGAGAGGAGAGCAGCTCAGCAG AGAACTGCTGAAAATCTAGCAAAAATTGAAGGTGGAGGGGGAATTCCTGGTCCTCGAAACCACTCCATCCTAAGAGAACTACAGGCAGCATTGCAAAG GGAGCAGTTACTGAGGACAAGAGTGGCAACTTTACGAGAGTCTCTGGACTCAGCGCTCACAGACTGCACCACCAACCGGAGGATTAACAGAGAGGAGATCGCACGTCTCTCACGCTACTACAA TAAAGTCTCAAGCACCTACAGAAGCTCCAGAAAGAAGCAGAAGGAGCAGCTGTGGCGACTGGAGAAGCAGATTGCAGTTATGAGCGAACGACACGCTACACAAGAGGCCGAGCTCAGCTCCACAGTGGAAGCTATGGAGTGGAGGAGGGAGGAAACCGTACTCTGA